From Vibrio splendidus, a single genomic window includes:
- the tsf gene encoding translation elongation factor Ts, whose amino-acid sequence MATVTAALVKELRERTAAGMMECKKALVAAEGDIELAIENMRKSGAAKAAKKAGNVAAEGTIIIKEDAGVAALLEVNCQTDFVAKDAGFLAFANEVAEAALAERLDIVALQAKFEDARIALVTKIGENISIRRVELVEGVALASYRHGEKIGVVVAGEGEAETLKHIAMHVAASKPEYVNPSDVPADVVEKEKAVQVEIAMNEGKPQEIAEKMVIGRMKKFTGEVSLTGQAFIMEPKKTVADILKEKGASVTTFVRLEVGEGIEKAAEMSFADEVAAVQQG is encoded by the coding sequence ATGGCAACTGTAACTGCAGCTCTAGTTAAAGAACTTCGTGAACGCACAGCTGCGGGCATGATGGAATGTAAAAAAGCGCTTGTTGCTGCTGAAGGCGACATCGAGCTAGCAATTGAAAACATGCGTAAGTCTGGCGCAGCGAAAGCAGCTAAAAAAGCTGGTAACGTTGCTGCTGAAGGCACAATCATCATTAAAGAAGACGCTGGCGTTGCTGCTCTTCTTGAAGTGAACTGCCAAACTGATTTCGTAGCTAAAGATGCAGGTTTCCTTGCATTCGCTAACGAAGTTGCTGAAGCTGCTCTAGCTGAACGTCTAGACATCGTTGCACTTCAAGCTAAATTTGAAGACGCACGTATCGCTCTAGTAACTAAGATCGGTGAGAACATCAGCATCCGTCGCGTTGAGCTTGTTGAAGGTGTTGCACTAGCTTCTTACCGTCACGGCGAGAAAATCGGTGTTGTTGTTGCTGGTGAAGGCGAAGCTGAAACGCTTAAGCACATCGCTATGCACGTTGCTGCTTCTAAGCCTGAGTACGTTAACCCATCTGACGTACCTGCAGACGTAGTAGAAAAAGAAAAAGCTGTTCAAGTTGAAATCGCTATGAACGAAGGCAAACCACAAGAGATCGCTGAGAAAATGGTTATCGGCCGTATGAAGAAATTCACGGGCGAAGTATCTCTTACTGGTCAAGCTTTCATCATGGAACCTAAGAAAACTGTTGCTGACATTCTTAAAGAGAAAGGCGCATCAGTTACTACCTTCGTTCGTTTAGAAGTTGGTGAAGGTATCGAGAAAGCGGCTGAAATGAGCTTCGCAGACGAAGTTGCAGCGGTACAACAAGGTTAA
- the frr gene encoding ribosome recycling factor: MINEIKKDAQERMDKSVDALKNSLQKIRTGRAHPSLLSGLTVEYYGAPTPLAQVANVIAEDARTLAITVFDKTLTPLVEKAILTSDLGLNPMSAGTVIRVPLPALTEERRKDLVKIVRGEAEGGRVAIRNIRRDANGDLKALLKDKEISEDEDRRAQDEIQKLTDIAVKNVDEVLATKEKELMEV; encoded by the coding sequence GTGATTAACGAAATCAAAAAAGACGCTCAAGAGCGTATGGATAAAAGTGTAGATGCACTTAAAAATAGCCTGCAAAAGATTCGTACAGGCCGTGCTCACCCAAGCCTACTGTCTGGTCTTACTGTAGAGTATTACGGTGCACCAACGCCTTTGGCTCAAGTTGCTAACGTTATTGCAGAAGATGCACGTACACTAGCAATTACAGTGTTTGATAAAACACTGACTCCTTTAGTTGAAAAAGCAATCCTGACATCTGACCTAGGCCTAAATCCTATGTCTGCTGGCACGGTTATTCGTGTACCACTTCCAGCGTTAACGGAAGAGCGTCGTAAAGACCTCGTTAAAATCGTTCGTGGTGAAGCTGAAGGTGGCCGTGTTGCTATCCGTAATATCCGTCGTGACGCGAATGGCGATCTAAAAGCACTTCTGAAAGACAAAGAAATCTCTGAAGATGAAGATCGTAGAGCACAAGACGAAATTCAAAAGCTAACTGACATTGCGGTTAAGAACGTAGATGAAGTTCTAGCAACTAAAGAAAAAGAGTTGATGGAAGTTTAA
- the glnD gene encoding bifunctional uridylyltransferase/uridylyl-removing protein GlnD, whose protein sequence is MPYQCPLTFNDEQIEICEIKNQLEIFTQYQKNEFLNHHPVTDLVLLRSEYMDLLLNRLWEHFGFNKLPHISLVAVGGYGRGELHPLSDIDILIVSQKTLPPALGEKVSQFITLLWDLKLEVGHAVRTIAECLDIGTDDLTVATNLQESRLLCGSEDTFQELKLKIHSDSFWPSETFYKAKIQEQRERHARYHDTTYNLEPDIKSTPGGLRDIHTLSWVARRHFGATSLLEMSKYGFLTDAEYRELVECQDFLWRVRFALHIELRRYDNRLTFAHQAQVAEHLGYSGEGNRGVEMMMKEFYRTLRRVAELNKMLLKLFDQAIINGGQTQEAEILDNDFQRRGSLIEARKPALFQARPETILDMFIHIANDSSIEGVSPPTLRQLRTARRRLNRFLHTIPEARDKFMDLVRHPNALHKAFSLMHKLGVLSAYLPQWSQIVGQMQFDLFHVYTVDEHSIRLLKHINRFGQIENHDKHPICCEVYPRVQKKELLILAAIFHDIGKGRGGDHSEIGAVEAYSFCIEHGLSKPEAKQVAWLVQNHLLMSVTAQRRDIYDPDVITEFAKKVRDEESLELLVCLTVADICATNPELWNSWKRTLLAELFHSTQRALRRGLENPVDVRDRIRHNQQMASALLRKEGFTAREIEVLWQRFKADYFLRHTHTQIAWHCEHLLRLEDPSQPLVLISQKATRGGTEVFVYCKDQAALFATVVAELDRRNFNVHDAQVMVSKDGHVLDTFIVLDQHGEAIDEARHKAVAKHLTHVLADGRPTKIKTRRTPRNLQHFKVKTLVEFLPTKSKKRTLMELRALDTPGLLAQVGATFAELDINLHGAKITTIGERAEDLFILTSDAGGRLSEEQEQALRERLTEHVSELAP, encoded by the coding sequence ATGCCTTATCAATGTCCCCTTACGTTCAATGACGAACAAATTGAAATCTGCGAAATAAAAAATCAGCTCGAAATCTTCACGCAGTATCAAAAAAATGAATTTCTCAATCATCATCCAGTCACCGATTTGGTGCTGCTTCGTTCCGAATACATGGATTTGCTTCTCAATCGTTTATGGGAGCATTTTGGGTTCAACAAACTGCCTCATATTTCACTTGTTGCGGTGGGAGGCTATGGCCGTGGTGAACTACACCCTTTGTCTGATATTGATATCCTCATTGTCTCGCAAAAAACACTGCCACCCGCACTGGGTGAAAAAGTCAGTCAATTCATTACCCTACTCTGGGACTTGAAACTCGAAGTCGGCCACGCGGTGCGTACCATTGCAGAGTGTCTTGATATCGGCACCGATGATTTAACCGTTGCCACTAACCTGCAAGAGTCACGCTTACTGTGTGGCAGCGAAGACACCTTTCAAGAACTTAAGCTAAAGATTCATTCTGATTCATTTTGGCCAAGTGAGACCTTCTACAAAGCCAAGATTCAAGAACAGAGAGAGCGTCATGCTCGCTACCACGACACCACCTATAATCTAGAACCGGACATCAAATCGACTCCGGGAGGGCTCAGAGACATCCACACCCTGAGCTGGGTTGCGCGTCGACATTTTGGTGCAACGTCTTTATTGGAGATGAGCAAATACGGCTTTCTAACCGATGCTGAATATCGTGAGTTGGTCGAGTGCCAAGATTTCTTATGGCGTGTTCGCTTTGCACTGCACATTGAACTACGCCGTTACGACAACCGTCTCACGTTTGCCCATCAAGCTCAGGTAGCGGAACACCTGGGTTACAGTGGTGAAGGCAACCGTGGCGTCGAGATGATGATGAAAGAGTTCTATCGAACACTTCGTCGCGTAGCCGAGCTCAATAAGATGCTGCTTAAGCTGTTCGATCAAGCGATCATCAATGGCGGTCAAACACAAGAAGCCGAGATTCTCGACAACGACTTCCAACGTCGAGGTTCATTAATCGAAGCGCGTAAGCCGGCTCTATTCCAAGCAAGACCAGAAACGATTCTCGATATGTTTATCCATATCGCGAATGACTCTTCTATCGAAGGGGTAAGCCCACCAACATTGCGCCAACTGCGAACCGCACGTCGCCGATTGAATCGCTTCTTACATACCATTCCTGAAGCTCGTGACAAGTTCATGGATTTGGTTCGCCACCCAAATGCACTGCACAAAGCCTTTAGTTTGATGCACAAATTGGGCGTGCTATCGGCCTATTTGCCACAGTGGAGCCAAATTGTTGGTCAAATGCAGTTTGATCTGTTTCACGTTTACACCGTGGATGAACACAGTATTCGCCTACTCAAACACATCAACCGCTTTGGCCAAATCGAGAACCACGATAAGCACCCTATCTGTTGTGAAGTGTATCCACGAGTTCAAAAGAAAGAGCTGTTGATTCTGGCGGCTATCTTCCACGACATAGGTAAAGGCCGCGGCGGAGACCACTCAGAAATTGGCGCTGTTGAAGCTTACTCTTTCTGTATTGAGCACGGGCTATCAAAGCCAGAAGCCAAACAAGTCGCGTGGCTAGTACAAAACCACCTGTTAATGTCAGTGACCGCTCAACGCCGTGATATCTACGATCCGGACGTAATCACAGAGTTCGCCAAGAAAGTTCGCGACGAAGAGTCGTTAGAACTGCTGGTGTGCCTAACGGTAGCCGATATCTGTGCGACCAACCCAGAACTATGGAACAGCTGGAAACGTACCCTACTCGCAGAACTGTTCCATTCTACGCAGCGCGCACTGCGTCGCGGCTTGGAAAACCCAGTCGATGTCAGAGACCGTATTCGTCATAACCAGCAAATGGCATCTGCACTGCTGCGTAAAGAAGGCTTCACGGCTCGTGAGATTGAGGTGTTGTGGCAGCGTTTCAAAGCTGACTATTTCTTGCGTCATACACACACTCAAATCGCATGGCACTGTGAACACTTACTTCGCTTAGAAGATCCGAGTCAACCTTTAGTGCTTATCAGCCAAAAAGCGACACGTGGCGGCACTGAGGTATTCGTTTACTGTAAAGACCAAGCTGCACTTTTTGCGACCGTGGTTGCCGAGCTCGACAGACGCAACTTTAACGTTCACGACGCACAAGTCATGGTCAGTAAAGATGGCCACGTTTTGGATACCTTTATCGTACTGGATCAGCACGGTGAAGCGATTGATGAAGCAAGACACAAAGCCGTCGCTAAGCATCTAACTCATGTTCTGGCTGATGGCCGCCCAACTAAGATTAAGACTCGTCGTACGCCACGTAACTTACAGCATTTCAAGGTAAAAACCTTAGTTGAGTTCCTACCAACCAAGAGTAAGAAACGCACCTTGATGGAGTTAAGAGCTCTTGATACGCCGGGGTTGTTGGCTCAAGTCGGTGCAACCTTTGCAGAATTAGACATCAACTTACACGGTGCGAAAATCACCACCATAGGTGAGAGAGCTGAAGATTTGTTTATTCTGACCAGTGACGCGGGAGGCAGACTGTCTGAAGAACAGGAACAAGCGCTAAGAGAAAGATTAACTGAGCATGTTTCAGAGCTCGCACCTTAG
- the pyrH gene encoding UMP kinase — MTTNPKPAYQRILLKLSGEALQGEEGFGIDATVLDRMAQEVKELVELGVQVGVVIGGGNLFRGAGLAEAGMNRVVGDHMGMLATVMNGLAMRDALHRAYVNARVMSAIPLKGVCDDYNWADAISQLRQGRVVIFSAGTGNPFFTTDSAACLRGIEIEADVVLKATKVDGVFTADPVANPDAELYDTLSYNTILEKELKVMDLAAFTLARDHKMPIRVFNMNKPGALRRVVMGETEGTLISDAD; from the coding sequence ATGACTACGAACCCTAAACCGGCGTATCAACGTATTCTGTTAAAACTTAGCGGCGAAGCACTACAAGGCGAAGAAGGTTTTGGTATTGACGCGACGGTCCTTGATCGTATGGCTCAAGAAGTAAAAGAATTGGTTGAACTAGGTGTTCAAGTAGGCGTTGTTATCGGTGGCGGTAACCTTTTCCGTGGTGCAGGCCTTGCTGAAGCAGGTATGAACCGCGTTGTTGGTGACCACATGGGTATGCTAGCAACGGTAATGAACGGCCTTGCAATGCGTGACGCTCTGCACCGTGCTTACGTAAATGCACGTGTAATGTCAGCTATCCCTCTTAAAGGTGTGTGTGACGACTACAACTGGGCAGATGCAATCAGCCAACTACGTCAAGGTCGTGTTGTGATCTTCTCCGCTGGTACTGGTAACCCATTCTTCACTACAGATTCTGCTGCGTGTCTACGTGGTATCGAAATTGAAGCTGACGTAGTTCTAAAAGCGACAAAGGTAGATGGCGTATTTACTGCTGACCCAGTAGCAAACCCAGACGCAGAGCTGTATGATACGTTGTCTTACAACACTATTCTTGAAAAAGAACTTAAAGTGATGGATTTGGCTGCATTTACGCTAGCACGTGATCACAAAATGCCAATCCGTGTATTTAACATGAATAAACCAGGCGCATTACGTCGCGTGGTTATGGGTGAAACTGAAGGTACATTAATCAGCGACGCTGACTAA
- the ispC gene encoding 1-deoxy-D-xylulose-5-phosphate reductoisomerase translates to MRNLTILGATGSIGASTLKVVEQNPDLYSVVALAAGSNVEKMLALVEKWQPSYIAMACPDAASQLTEMLSANYPNVTVLSGPEGMCQVASLEEVDTVMAAIVGAAGLLPTMAAVKAGKRILLANKEALVMSGQLFIDAVEKYGAELLPVDSEHNAIFQCLPQNVQTHLGRCNLEENGINHILLTGSGGPFRYTDVAELESVTPARAIAHPNWSMGPKISVDSATMMNKGLEYIEAKWLFNASQEQLKVIIHPQSVIHSMVQYKDGSVLAQMGEPDMSTPIALTMSYPKRTEAGVKPLDFTKVGELTFLEPDFSRYPCLRLAIEACYLGQHATTAINAANEIAVDAFLNNRVKFTDIAVINEHVMSKVCEQYSSEGLDSLESLLELDNMSRQIAIQFIKEQLA, encoded by the coding sequence ATGCGAAATCTAACTATCCTTGGCGCTACCGGCTCAATTGGTGCAAGTACACTAAAAGTCGTTGAACAAAACCCAGATCTCTATTCGGTCGTGGCACTGGCTGCCGGGTCGAATGTCGAAAAGATGTTGGCGTTAGTTGAAAAGTGGCAACCAAGCTATATTGCTATGGCTTGCCCTGATGCAGCATCTCAGCTGACTGAAATGCTGTCCGCTAATTACCCTAACGTTACAGTACTTTCAGGCCCAGAAGGCATGTGTCAGGTTGCTTCTCTAGAGGAAGTGGACACGGTAATGGCTGCGATTGTGGGAGCAGCAGGCTTGCTTCCTACGATGGCTGCGGTTAAGGCTGGTAAGCGTATTTTGCTTGCTAATAAAGAAGCTTTAGTGATGTCAGGGCAGTTGTTTATAGACGCCGTGGAAAAGTACGGTGCTGAACTACTTCCTGTAGACAGTGAGCATAATGCTATCTTCCAATGCCTACCGCAAAATGTACAAACCCATCTAGGTCGTTGTAATCTGGAAGAGAACGGTATCAACCATATTCTCTTGACGGGTTCTGGTGGTCCTTTCCGCTATACGGATGTTGCTGAGTTAGAATCGGTAACACCGGCTCGCGCTATTGCACACCCTAACTGGTCTATGGGTCCTAAGATCTCTGTTGACTCTGCGACCATGATGAATAAAGGTCTTGAGTACATTGAAGCTAAGTGGCTATTTAATGCTTCTCAAGAACAGTTAAAAGTCATTATTCATCCTCAGTCTGTGATTCATTCAATGGTCCAGTACAAGGATGGCTCGGTACTTGCTCAAATGGGTGAACCCGATATGTCGACGCCAATCGCTTTGACGATGTCTTATCCTAAGCGTACAGAAGCTGGCGTTAAGCCTCTGGATTTCACCAAAGTGGGCGAGCTTACTTTTCTAGAACCCGATTTTAGCCGTTACCCATGTTTAAGATTAGCAATTGAAGCGTGTTACCTAGGGCAGCATGCAACAACAGCAATTAATGCTGCCAATGAGATTGCAGTCGATGCCTTTTTGAACAATCGGGTTAAGTTTACCGATATTGCTGTCATTAATGAGCATGTTATGAGCAAAGTATGTGAACAATATAGCTCTGAGGGCTTAGATAGCTTGGAAAGCCTTCTTGAGCTAGATAATATGTCTCGTCAAATAGCCATTCAATTTATTAAAGAGCAGCTAGCATGA
- a CDS encoding isoprenyl transferase codes for MHNSQAFTDSLPKHIAIIMDGNGRWAKAQGKPRVFGHKNGVQAVRKTISSSARLGIKAVTLFAFSSENWRRPEEEVGILMELFISVLSSEVKKLHKNNLQLRVIGDKSRFNDRLQKKIEEAEALTSTNTGMVINIAANYGGKWDIQQAMTSIAQQVKSGDINVDDIDEAMITQHLTMADIPEVDLLIRTSGECRISNFMLWQLAYAEMYFTEQFWPDFNEDSLVEAVTWFVNRERRFGCTGEQIKALMDS; via the coding sequence ATGCATAATTCTCAAGCGTTCACAGACTCTCTTCCTAAACACATTGCTATCATTATGGATGGTAATGGCCGCTGGGCAAAAGCTCAGGGCAAGCCTCGCGTCTTTGGTCATAAAAACGGTGTTCAAGCCGTTCGTAAAACCATCTCTTCATCTGCCAGACTTGGCATTAAGGCCGTTACACTTTTTGCGTTTAGTAGCGAGAACTGGCGTCGTCCTGAAGAAGAAGTCGGTATCTTGATGGAACTGTTTATTTCAGTGCTGTCGAGTGAAGTCAAAAAACTTCATAAAAATAATCTACAATTGCGTGTTATTGGTGATAAAAGTCGTTTCAATGATCGACTACAAAAGAAGATAGAAGAAGCAGAAGCTTTGACTAGCACCAATACGGGTATGGTTATTAATATTGCTGCTAACTATGGCGGCAAGTGGGATATCCAGCAGGCAATGACCTCAATTGCTCAACAGGTAAAGTCTGGCGATATTAATGTAGATGACATTGATGAAGCTATGATTACACAGCACCTGACTATGGCAGATATTCCTGAAGTTGACCTACTTATCCGCACCAGTGGCGAGTGCCGCATTAGTAACTTTATGCTTTGGCAATTGGCTTACGCCGAAATGTATTTCACTGAACAATTCTGGCCAGACTTTAATGAAGACAGCTTAGTAGAAGCTGTGACTTGGTTTGTAAACCGCGAGCGTCGTTTTGGATGCACTGGTGAGCAAATTAAAGCTCTGATGGACAGTTAA
- the map gene encoding type I methionyl aminopeptidase, protein MAVKIKTAEEIEKMRVAGKLASEILEMIEPHIQVGTTTEELNQICHEYALERGAYSAPLDYHGFPKSICTSINHIVCHGIPASQDETGSTGQFKPAVLKDGDILNVDITVIVPDDENADLSVRPQGYHGDTSKMFLVGEVSPANKRLCMVAQEALYEGMRQVKPGVQLGQIGTAIEKYIKTNNKNNPRAKFSIVKDYCGHGIGSEFHEDPQVVHYKNSDRTVLKAGMCFTIEPMINAGKFGCRLDDEDSWTVYTADSKNSAQWEHTLVVTDTGCEVLTLRSDDTIPRIMKNA, encoded by the coding sequence ATGGCTGTAAAAATTAAAACTGCTGAAGAAATTGAAAAAATGCGCGTCGCCGGCAAGCTGGCTTCAGAAATTCTAGAGATGATTGAACCTCACATCCAAGTGGGTACAACGACAGAAGAGCTAAACCAAATCTGTCATGAGTACGCTCTAGAAAGAGGCGCATACTCAGCACCACTTGATTACCACGGTTTCCCTAAGTCAATCTGTACGTCTATCAACCACATCGTGTGTCACGGTATTCCAGCATCACAAGATGAGACGGGTAGCACAGGTCAATTCAAACCTGCAGTATTAAAAGATGGCGACATTCTCAACGTTGATATCACTGTGATTGTCCCTGATGACGAAAATGCTGATCTAAGTGTTCGTCCACAAGGCTACCACGGTGACACATCTAAGATGTTCCTTGTGGGTGAAGTTTCTCCAGCAAACAAACGTCTGTGTATGGTTGCTCAAGAAGCACTTTACGAAGGCATGCGTCAGGTTAAACCAGGTGTTCAACTTGGCCAAATCGGTACTGCTATTGAGAAGTACATCAAAACAAACAACAAGAACAACCCACGCGCTAAATTCTCTATTGTAAAAGATTACTGTGGCCACGGTATTGGTTCTGAGTTCCACGAAGATCCACAAGTCGTTCACTACAAAAACAGTGACCGTACCGTACTGAAAGCAGGCATGTGTTTCACAATCGAGCCAATGATCAATGCGGGTAAGTTTGGCTGTCGTCTAGATGACGAAGATAGCTGGACAGTGTACACAGCAGACAGCAAGAACTCAGCTCAGTGGGAACACACTCTGGTTGTAACGGATACTGGTTGTGAGGTACTAACACTACGCAGCGACGATACGATCCCACGTATCATGAAGAACGCTTAG
- the rseP gene encoding sigma E protease regulator RseP encodes MSGILWNFASFIVALGILVAVHEFGHFWVARRCGVKVEKFSIGFGKSIWSKIGRDGTEYSLSVIPLGGYVKMLDGRVDDLSEEEQQYAFDKKPLWKRTAIVGAGPAFNFIFAVFAYWLVFLIGVPAVKPVIGEVTPQSIVAQAGIETGMELKSISGIKTADWESVNMGLISHIGDQSMTVTVSSQDDIGFEQQMTLDISDWSFDPETESAMTTLGFRPYSPEISTVLAQVIDDGAAYSAGLEAGDKIVEINGQPIEQWQSVVELIRSNPIKSMNLVVLRNGFEQSLSMTPKSRELSDGSIIGYAGIAPEVAEWPEDYRFELQFGVIESVGKAFDKTGQIIGLTLTMLKKLIVGDVGLNNLSGPISIAKGAGTTADYGLVYFLGFLALISVNLGIINLVPLPMLDGGHLLFFAIEAITRKPVPEKIQEMGYRVGGAILFSLMALAIFNDFTRL; translated from the coding sequence ATGAGTGGAATTCTGTGGAACTTCGCATCTTTTATTGTAGCGCTTGGTATTCTGGTTGCTGTTCATGAGTTTGGACACTTCTGGGTTGCTCGTCGTTGTGGTGTGAAAGTAGAAAAATTCTCGATTGGTTTTGGTAAATCAATCTGGAGCAAGATCGGCCGTGATGGTACTGAATACAGCTTGTCAGTGATTCCGCTGGGCGGCTACGTTAAGATGCTCGATGGGCGTGTTGACGATCTTTCTGAAGAAGAGCAGCAATACGCTTTTGACAAGAAGCCATTGTGGAAACGCACGGCGATAGTCGGTGCAGGCCCAGCATTTAACTTTATCTTTGCGGTGTTTGCGTATTGGCTGGTATTTTTGATTGGCGTGCCTGCGGTTAAACCGGTGATCGGTGAGGTCACCCCGCAATCTATTGTTGCACAAGCCGGAATTGAAACTGGAATGGAACTTAAATCTATTTCAGGAATCAAAACCGCAGATTGGGAATCAGTCAATATGGGTTTGATATCACATATTGGTGACCAATCCATGACAGTAACGGTTTCTTCTCAAGACGATATTGGCTTTGAGCAACAGATGACATTGGATATTTCAGACTGGTCTTTCGACCCAGAAACTGAGTCTGCAATGACAACGCTTGGTTTTAGACCGTACTCTCCAGAGATATCAACAGTGCTTGCTCAAGTTATTGATGATGGCGCTGCATACTCTGCGGGGCTAGAAGCTGGTGACAAAATTGTTGAAATTAATGGGCAGCCAATTGAACAGTGGCAGTCGGTTGTTGAGTTGATTCGCTCGAACCCGATAAAATCAATGAACCTTGTTGTACTGCGTAATGGTTTTGAACAGTCGTTGTCTATGACGCCAAAAAGTCGAGAGCTTTCTGATGGTTCAATAATCGGCTATGCGGGTATTGCTCCAGAAGTCGCAGAATGGCCAGAAGATTATCGCTTTGAGTTACAATTTGGTGTAATTGAGTCTGTAGGAAAAGCATTTGATAAAACAGGTCAAATCATTGGTTTGACGCTGACAATGCTCAAGAAGCTCATCGTTGGCGATGTTGGCTTAAACAACTTGAGTGGCCCGATTTCAATTGCTAAAGGCGCAGGTACAACCGCCGATTACGGTTTGGTTTACTTCTTAGGCTTTTTGGCTCTGATTAGTGTCAATTTGGGTATTATTAATTTGGTTCCGCTGCCTATGCTTGATGGCGGACATTTGCTCTTTTTCGCTATTGAGGCCATTACTCGTAAACCTGTCCCTGAAAAAATTCAGGAAATGGGATACAGAGTGGGAGGTGCAATCCTCTTCTCTTTGATGGCTCTGGCAATATTTAATGATTTTACTCGTCTGTGA
- a CDS encoding phosphatidate cytidylyltransferase, which yields MKQRIITALILAPLVILGIFELSLPTFILSLAVISLLGFWEWTQFVESKSRYLALIPTVVVSVASFAFIPFDAFSLNHLSSAHYTILTIGSIWWVIASGMAVTYPKSMPAWKDSSLLRHAFGVLTLLPFFWSVVILRANGIDVDPYHGAKLVMFVCLLVWAADSGAYFSGKSFGKRKMAPAVSPNKTIEGLIGGIITAVIIAWIFADLFDIQFTSPLHMIVITLVTVVISVLGDLVESMFKRVSGVKDSSNLIPGHGGILDRIDSLTAAFPVFALLYLAF from the coding sequence TTGAAACAACGAATTATTACGGCGTTGATTTTAGCTCCCCTAGTTATTCTAGGTATTTTCGAGTTATCACTTCCCACGTTTATTCTTTCACTAGCAGTAATCTCGCTATTGGGCTTTTGGGAGTGGACTCAGTTTGTCGAAAGCAAATCGCGTTATTTAGCGCTGATTCCAACGGTTGTAGTCAGTGTTGCAAGTTTTGCTTTTATCCCTTTTGATGCATTTAGCCTTAATCATTTATCTAGCGCTCACTACACCATTCTAACGATTGGCTCTATTTGGTGGGTAATAGCGAGTGGTATGGCAGTGACTTATCCTAAGTCTATGCCCGCATGGAAAGATTCTTCTCTCCTTCGTCACGCATTTGGCGTGCTGACTCTGCTGCCATTTTTCTGGAGTGTGGTTATTCTGCGCGCTAACGGTATCGATGTTGATCCTTACCACGGCGCAAAATTGGTGATGTTTGTTTGTTTGCTCGTTTGGGCTGCTGACAGCGGTGCTTATTTTTCAGGAAAGAGTTTTGGTAAGCGTAAAATGGCACCGGCGGTAAGCCCTAATAAGACGATTGAAGGTCTTATTGGTGGCATTATTACAGCGGTGATCATAGCTTGGATTTTTGCTGACTTGTTTGATATCCAATTCACAAGTCCTCTTCACATGATTGTAATTACCCTTGTGACTGTCGTCATCTCTGTTCTTGGTGACCTTGTTGAAAGCATGTTTAAGCGTGTTTCCGGGGTGAAAGACAGCAGTAATCTGATTCCTGGTCATGGTGGTATACTTGATAGAATAGATAGCTTAACGGCTGCATTCCCTGTCTTTGCTCTGCTTTATTTAGCATTCTAA
- the rpsB gene encoding 30S ribosomal protein S2, protein MATVSMRDMLKAGVHFGHQTRYWNPKMKPFIFGARSKVHIINLEKTVPMFNEALAEIAKVGEKKGKVLFVGTKRAASEAVKEAAINSNQFYVNNRWLGGMLTNYKTVRQSIKRLKELEAQAQDGTFDKLTKKEALMRTREMEKLEKSLGGIKNMGGLPDALFVIDADHEHIAVKEANNLGIPVYAVVDTNSNPDGVDFVIPGNDDAIRAVQLYLNAAADAVKEGRNKDVAAVAAEKDGFVEAE, encoded by the coding sequence ATGGCAACTGTATCAATGCGCGATATGCTTAAAGCTGGTGTTCACTTCGGTCACCAAACTCGTTACTGGAACCCAAAAATGAAGCCATTCATCTTTGGTGCTCGTAGCAAAGTTCATATCATCAACTTAGAAAAAACTGTACCAATGTTCAACGAAGCTCTAGCTGAAATTGCTAAAGTTGGCGAGAAGAAAGGTAAAGTTCTTTTTGTTGGTACTAAGCGTGCTGCATCTGAAGCTGTTAAAGAAGCTGCTATCAACAGCAACCAGTTCTACGTTAACAACCGCTGGTTAGGCGGTATGCTAACGAACTACAAAACTGTTCGTCAGTCTATCAAGCGTCTGAAAGAACTTGAAGCGCAAGCTCAAGACGGTACTTTCGACAAGCTTACTAAGAAAGAAGCTCTAATGCGTACTCGTGAAATGGAGAAGCTAGAGAAATCTCTTGGTGGTATCAAGAACATGGGCGGCCTTCCAGACGCTCTATTCGTTATCGATGCTGATCACGAACACATCGCAGTTAAAGAAGCAAACAACCTAGGTATCCCAGTTTACGCTGTAGTTGATACTAACTCTAACCCAGACGGTGTTGACTTCGTTATCCCTGGTAACGATGATGCAATCCGTGCAGTACAGCTTTACCTAAACGCTGCTGCAGACGCGGTTAAAGAAGGTCGTAACAAAGATGTTGCTGCTGTAGCTGCTGAAAAAGACGGTTTTGTAGAAGCTGAATAA